The following are from one region of the Juglans regia cultivar Chandler chromosome 10, Walnut 2.0, whole genome shotgun sequence genome:
- the LOC108985604 gene encoding protein Brevis radix-like 4 codes for MLTCIARPKKLGDDSPDQTEEFDTSGVKTQTIKSLTTQIKDMALKASGAYRSCNPCTAPPPTTTQSRLRVNGESDAESERFRWSRSRSRTGRVWGKEMEARLKGMSSSSGEGTPTSGSGRRVEPVVFVEESEPKEWVAQVEPGVLITFVSLPRGGNDLKRIRFSREMFNKWQAQRWWAENYDRVMELYNVQRFNRQAFPLPTPPRSEDESSKMESAEDSPITPPLTRERLPRNLYRPTGMGMGYSSSDSLEKHSMQSRHYYDSGGLGSTPKLSSISGTKTEISSMDASIRSSSSRDADRSGELSISNASDLEAEWVEQDEPGVYITIKALPGGKRELRRVRFSREKFGEMHARLWWEENRARIHEQYL; via the exons atgctgaCCTGCATAGCTCGGCCTAAGAAACTCGGCGATGACTCGCCGGATCAGACCGAAGAATTCGACACCTCAGGCGTCAAAACCCAAACTATAAAATCTCTCACAACTCAG ATCAAGGACATGGCGTTGAAGGCCTCGGGGGCGTATCGGAGCTGCAACCCGTGCACGGCACCACCGCCGACGACAACTCAGAGTCGACTCAGGGTAAACGGAGAGTCGGACGCGGAATCGGAGCGGTTCAGGTGGTCGAGGTCGAGATCGAGGACGGGGAGGGTATGGGGGAAGGAGATGGAGGCGAGGCTGAAGGGGATGTCGAGCTCGAGCGGCGAAGGGACTCCGACTTCCGGCAGCGGACGACGAGTGGAGCCGGTGGTGTTTGTGGAGGAGAGCGAACCCAAAGAGTGGGTTGCCCAGGTGGAGCCCGGCGTGCTCATCACCTTCGTCTCGCTCCCCCGTGGCGGGAACGATCTCAAGCGTATACGGTTCAG TCGAGAGATGTTCAACAAATGGCAAGCTCAAAGGTGGTGGGCAGAGAACTATGATCGGGTTATGGAACTGTACAATGTTCAGAGATTCAACCGACAGGCTTTCCCGCTTCCAACTCCACCAAGATCTGAAGATGAG AGCTCAAAGATGGAATCTGCAGAAGACAGCCCTATCACACCCCCATTGACCAGAGAACGGTTACCTCGTAACTTGTACCGTCCAACAGGTATGGGAATGGGTTACTCATCCTCAGATTCACTTGAAAAACACTCGATGCAATCTCGACATTACTATGACTCGGGTGGTCTTGGATCAACCCCAAAACTATCCAGTATCAGCGGTACCAAGACAGAGATATCATCTATGGATGCTTCTATAAGGAGTAGCTCATCAAGGGATGCAGATCGCTCAGGGGAGCTGTCCATCAGTAATGCTAGTGATCTTGAGGCTGAATGGGTTGAACAAGACGAACCAGGGGTCTACATCACAATTAAAGCATTGCCAGGAGGCAAAAGGGAGCTCAGACGAGTGAGATTCAG CCGAGAAAAATTTGGGGAGATGCATGCTAGATTATGGTGGGAAGAGAACCGTGCCAGGATACATGAACAATACTTGTGA